DNA sequence from the Sediminibacillus dalangtanensis genome:
TCGTCAATGCATTGTATACTACAGAAACTTGTTTTTTTATGTAGGTCCGGTGTTTGATAATAGGGGGTGTGCCTGTTTTCATTGACAAAACCCCAAAACTTCCAGCTTGTTTCCCGATGGATCTTCGATTTCAATAAACCGTCCCGGTGGGCATGGTTTCGGTTCATCCGATACTAACTTGACTCCCTTTTCTTTCAAGATTTTGATATCCTTATCCAAATCCACTGACTCTAAACCTAATACAATGCTATTATCCGGCGGCACCTCTCCACTTTGACTTGTTTCCAATACAATGGCTATTGGTTCCTGTTTTAGACTGACAGTGGTTTCACTATAACGTTCAGATACGACAAAATTCAATTTGCCCGAATAAAAGGCTATAGCCTCTTCCATTTCCTTCACTTTAATCGTTATCACACAGACTTTGTTCAATTTTACATCTCCTCCTGTCCATTTGACGTAAATGATACAGGAACAGACTGCTCAAATTTTCTTCCCGTTTGCTGTCTTATTCAATTTTTGGAAAAGGAGCAATGGCAAATTGATTAATATCGGCGGGTCGTAAGGCTGGGGTTTACGCAATGTTAGAGATACTTCCATTTCTGAATCCTCTGTTATCACTAATGGCTGCTCATGTTTGGAACGCAAACAATTATCTGGCACAAAATAATCTTTTATATTTCCGCTCCAAGGAAGTGCGGCAGCCATTAAATAGTAGGTGCCTGGACGAAGTCTGGAAAAAGTGCAAAAGGGGCTACTACGGGTTATCACCGTTCCTGTAACCGGTGCCTTGTCCGGAATTTGCCGGCGGAATAACCCGACAAAAATTATACCGTTAAAAGAGAAGGGAACCCTCACATGGCACGATACAGTTGGTTTCGTAGGAAGAAGGCGGTCAATCAAGCTGTAATCGGTTTGGGACTCCATAAAAGTGGCAAGCCGTTTCGTTTCTGATGAAAATTGTTTAGGAGACAATCCAACATTATGTTTAAAGCGACTGCTGAATGTACCGATACTCTTAAATCCCACCTGCAAAACTGTTCGTAACACCGAATAACTGGAGGAATCTATCAACTGTTGTTTGCCTTTCTGAATTCGGATTGCAGACAGATATTGACGTGGAGAAACACCCGTCACTTCTTTAAATATTCTTGTGAAATGATAAACACTGTACCCGGCATTTGCTGCTATCTGCTCAGAGGTAAGCTCTTCCTGCAAATGTTGTTTCATATATTCAATTGCCTGAACAACGGTTTGTTCCTAATCTTCCATTGCTTCTTCTCACTTTCATGATTCGTTATCCTGAATGATTCTTCGCTTTTCTTTATGGGGATCGGCAATAATCCGATCTGATTCGTTGAAAATCTTCGTTTTCCTTACTTCCAGATCATACGCAGGCCAATCCGATCCTGGCTCGCCAGTCCTTGCAAAAGAAACCCATGCATTTTGCATTCGTGTCGACAATTTTTCCAATGACATTCCCACCTCTACCTCTAGCTTCCAAAAGTAATCGAGGTTTTGAAAGACAAACGGGATTTCTAAAGCATGAACAGCTTTACCCGCATAAGGATGGCCCGGGACATGCCAGTCGAATCGGTACATCCAAACAGGTGCATAATTGGTTTGTGCTTCAGCAAATTCCAAAGCCGGTTTCCAAAAAACAAAATCGGTAATCAATCGAGCCTGTCCCTCAGCACTAGGCGGATAGTATTCTCTTATTTTATCGGCATTTTCTCTGCCCGCCATACGCTTGACGATTTCGTCCATTTTCCCTTCAGGCATCTCTTCGGTATCCGGCCTGACAAAAAATACCCCTTCATCATGGTTGGTTCCAATCATCAATGGTATATCTGCTGCCGAACCAGCAGCAACCGCATCGGTAGGGTACTGCGGGAGCGTATTGTCATCAATTGCGGGTTGAAAGAGAAGAACCGACTCATCTCCTCCATTCTCCTGATATACTTCTTCGCTTGCTTTCATAAGAGAATCCAGCGATTCATCTTTTATAGCTGACAAATGATCCGGTTCAATATCCAGCATACTGATAAAGTCTTTCGCAATATGCACAGCTTGACCAGAAGGAACAACCTGGGATGCTCCGCTTTCCATAATGGCTTTGTTAAATAGCCCCTTCGCTTGCGGCATCGCGAAGAGTGAAGCAATGCTCATCGAACCGGCAGACTCTCCAAAAATAGTTACCTGCTGGGGATCTCCCCCGAAAACGGCGATATTGTTTTTCACCCAACGCAAGGCAGCAACTTGGTCAAGCAACCCGAGATTGGCTGTAAAATGATCGTCTAATCCGGCAAGATGCAGAAACCCTAAGGCACCAAGACGGTAGTTCAACGTAACAACCACGACCTCTCCTTGTACTGCAAGCCGTGCTCCATTGTACAAGTAACTGCTTCCTGCTCCGGAAGTAAAGGCTCCGCCATGAATCCAAACCATTACTGGTAAATCCTTCTTCGATGTGTTTGGCGTCCACACATTTAGATAGAGGCAGTCCTCAGACATATCCTCCGGATTGATCCCCTGCATTGCTGCAGCTTCGGGAGGTTGAGGACAAACCGGCCCAAAATCAAAAGCTTCACGAACACCTTGCCAATTATCCGGTTGCTGTGGCGGTTCGAAACGCAATTTTCCTACAGGGGCCTTAGCATAAGGAATCCCCTTCCAGCTTATGCTTTTTCCTTCGATCTTTCCTTTTAGTTGTCCCTGTTTTGTCTCTGCCAGGATTTTATCCATTTTGTATTCCTCCATCTCTATGTTGCATATCCAATTCAAAGGTCAATTTGTTTTATCTTTATTTCCTGCTGCCAGGTTCTTTAAGATGTTTTTCCATGCTGTACATCCTCTTCCCTTCATATATCCTTTCATCGAAGGGGGTAAAACCTACCTTTTTCCAAAATTGCAATGCCCGTTTATTTTCTGCATGGACGGCAATTTGAATACAACCAGCTTGCTTTTCTATCAGCATTTCTTCAAAAGCCAGGTACGTTTTTTCAGCAATTCCCGTGCTTTGAAAATCCTCCTCAATTAAAAACAAACTGATCCACGGTTTTTTTTGGCGCGGACTCGTCATTCCAAAATCCAGAATCCCGATATAACTCTTTTCATACCTGGCGAGATATCGGCTTATTTTTAATTTTTGTGCTTCTCTATATTGGTTGAAAAGATCGTTGTCATCTAGTATTCGTTTCCCATAGGCAATCAAGTTATATTCTTGCTGAGAATTGATTATTCTCTTTTCAACTTCCAGTGTCTCTGGATTGTTTCGGGTAAATTCAATCATAGCCACGGTCTCCCACTTTTACAGAGTCTGTTTTCGAAGGCTCCAAATTGCTTTAGTAAATGCGATTTTCATTCCAGCTCTTTCCATATTGCGCATGCTTGCACTTCCAAAACCCGCTTGTCCGACAAGAAGACGGCAGTTCCTTGATTTTGCTGCAATAGCTCGTTTTTTTATCATGGCTTTATGGACTCCTTTTCGCCTGAATTCCGGGAGGGTTGCTGCTGCAGCAAGAACAGCGATCGCTTCTTCGATGTACAATACAGCAATACCGACAGGCTCCCCATCAACGGTTGCCAAATAGAACATCCAGTTACTATCCTTCTCCAATACTTGATTATTCACTTTAATAGCTGGTTTAAGAGATTCTGGCATTTGAAATGAATCGGCATATATCGAGGCAAAGATGTCAAACTCATCGCTATTCATTCGACGTACGAAAACTTCACCCTCTTCTTTTTTATCCGTTAGCAATGAAGAGACAGGCGCATAGAGGGAAGTGTGGAAGCCCGATTGATAGTAACCCTTTCCACTTAAAGTGGTCAGCAATTGCTGAGACACGTGTGCAGGTGTTAACTCCCAACGTACAGGAATACCCCGCTGTTCATAAAATTCGATTATTTGGTCAAGCAGCTTTTCGTCGCTATCCTCCAGCCCCTTCACTGTATTAAAAGACGGACCAGGAATGCCGGCCGCCGAAAAACAAGTTGCATGGCCAAAGCGTTTCAAATCAATCCCCATTGGATTGCCCTCTATCTTTTTGATTGCTGACAGTCTGGAATGCAAACAAGATATTTCTG
Encoded proteins:
- a CDS encoding helix-turn-helix transcriptional regulator; amino-acid sequence: MKQHLQEELTSEQIAANAGYSVYHFTRIFKEVTGVSPRQYLSAIRIQKGKQQLIDSSSYSVLRTVLQVGFKSIGTFSSRFKHNVGLSPKQFSSETKRLATFMESQTDYSLIDRLLPTKPTVSCHVRVPFSFNGIIFVGLFRRQIPDKAPVTGTVITRSSPFCTFSRLRPGTYYLMAAALPWSGNIKDYFVPDNCLRSKHEQPLVITEDSEMEVSLTLRKPQPYDPPILINLPLLLFQKLNKTANGKKI
- a CDS encoding carboxylesterase/lipase family protein → MDKILAETKQGQLKGKIEGKSISWKGIPYAKAPVGKLRFEPPQQPDNWQGVREAFDFGPVCPQPPEAAAMQGINPEDMSEDCLYLNVWTPNTSKKDLPVMVWIHGGAFTSGAGSSYLYNGARLAVQGEVVVVTLNYRLGALGFLHLAGLDDHFTANLGLLDQVAALRWVKNNIAVFGGDPQQVTIFGESAGSMSIASLFAMPQAKGLFNKAIMESGASQVVPSGQAVHIAKDFISMLDIEPDHLSAIKDESLDSLMKASEEVYQENGGDESVLLFQPAIDDNTLPQYPTDAVAAGSAADIPLMIGTNHDEGVFFVRPDTEEMPEGKMDEIVKRMAGRENADKIREYYPPSAEGQARLITDFVFWKPALEFAEAQTNYAPVWMYRFDWHVPGHPYAGKAVHALEIPFVFQNLDYFWKLEVEVGMSLEKLSTRMQNAWVSFARTGEPGSDWPAYDLEVRKTKIFNESDRIIADPHKEKRRIIQDNES
- a CDS encoding GNAT family N-acetyltransferase, with translation MVTTKELAYDMEQAEISCLHSRLSAIKKIEGNPMGIDLKRFGHATCFSAAGIPGPSFNTVKGLEDSDEKLLDQIIEFYEQRGIPVRWELTPAHVSQQLLTTLSGKGYYQSGFHTSLYAPVSSLLTDKKEEGEVFVRRMNSDEFDIFASIYADSFQMPESLKPAIKVNNQVLEKDSNWMFYLATVDGEPVGIAVLYIEEAIAVLAAAATLPEFRRKGVHKAMIKKRAIAAKSRNCRLLVGQAGFGSASMRNMERAGMKIAFTKAIWSLRKQTL
- a CDS encoding GNAT family N-acetyltransferase; the protein is MIEFTRNNPETLEVEKRIINSQQEYNLIAYGKRILDDNDLFNQYREAQKLKISRYLARYEKSYIGILDFGMTSPRQKKPWISLFLIEEDFQSTGIAEKTYLAFEEMLIEKQAGCIQIAVHAENKRALQFWKKVGFTPFDERIYEGKRMYSMEKHLKEPGSRK
- a CDS encoding VOC family protein: MNKVCVITIKVKEMEEAIAFYSGKLNFVVSERYSETTVSLKQEPIAIVLETSQSGEVPPDNSIVLGLESVDLDKDIKILKEKGVKLVSDEPKPCPPGRFIEIEDPSGNKLEVLGFCQ